The following are encoded together in the Cicer arietinum cultivar CDC Frontier isolate Library 1 chromosome 2, Cicar.CDCFrontier_v2.0, whole genome shotgun sequence genome:
- the LOC101498556 gene encoding ribonuclease 1-like precursor translates to MEFQGSILIKAILVLQCFSILCASQSQDFDFFYFVQQWPGSYCDSKKACCYPTTGKPDADFGIHGLWPNYKDGTYPSNCDPSKPFDESQISGLTSSLQKNWPTLACPSGDGITFWTHEWEKHGTCSESVLNQHDYFETTLNLKQKANLLKALTSAGINADGGSYSLSNIKTAIQDGVGFAPFIECNRDSSGNSQLYQVYLCVDNSGSDFIDCPVFPHGKCGPEIEFPTF, encoded by the exons ATGGAGTTTCAAGGTTCAATTTTAATCAAGGCTATCTTGGTGCTGCAATGTTTTTCTATTCTATGTGCTTCACAATCACAAGACTTTGATTTCTTCTACTTCGTTCAACAG TGGCCAGGATCATATTGTGACTCAAAAAAGGCTTGTTGCTACCCAACAACAGGGAAGCCTGATGCAGATTTTGGAATTCATGGTTTATGGCCTAATTACAAGGATGGTACATACCCATCTAACTGTGATCCTAGTAAACCATTTGATGAATCTCAG ATTTCTGGTCTGACCAGCTCTTTGCAAAAGAACTGGCCCACATTAGCATGCCCAAGTGGCGATGGAATTACATTTTGGACCCATGAATGGGAGAAACATGGTACTTGTTCAGAATCAGTTCTTAATCAACATGACTACTTTGAAACAACTCTCAACTTGAAACAAAAAGCCAATCTTCTCAAAGCTCTTACAAGTGCAG GAATAAATGCTGATGGAGGATCCTACAGTTTGAGCAACATTAAAACGGCTATACAAGATGGAGTTGGATTTGCTCCATTTATTGAATGCAATAGGGATTCATCTGGTAATAGTCAGCTATACCAAGTTTATTTGTGTGTCGACAATTCTGGATCAGACTTCATTGATTGCCCTGTCTTCCCCCATGGAAAGTGTGGACCTGAAATTGAGTTcccaactttttaa